TATAAAGTAAATTGCGTTCATGGTACACGAACTTATATGGTGGGTGCAAATAGGTACAACAACTTGCAAATTGTTTATTCCGGTACAATAACTTGGTTAGTTCGTGCAAACCTGGGCCAAACCAATCCACACAAGTAAAATTAATCTAATAtgatacatatgtgtgtgtgtttgcaGGCTGCTTGCGGGTGCAGGGGTTTAGGGGCTCGGACTGCTCTTCCCCATCGCACAGATCCCCGCCTGGTTGCCTATTGACTCGAGGAACTGTAGTGTATCAATCTGTGTTGTATTTGATTGGGATGGATTCATTGGATTGTGGGCGCCTTTGAAAAAGAAGAGATTAAGCATTTGAAATATGGAGTAATAAGAAAGCCGCCTGCAGTTGAAATCGGTTCCTAAGTTGTATGTAAACAGTGATTGTTGTTGCATACTGTCAATATACCTTGGCTTGTGTTAATAAGAGAGATTTGTGTGCTGTTGTTGCAAGGCCCAAGGTATGAGTGATTGGTGGGTTCTTGTGATGTTAAAGAGCAACATTACCCAATCATATACGGTCTCGTTGATTTTGTACCAGTGCAAAGTGAAATTACCGACATTTTACCTAATTCAAAGAGTAATTGATCTATATTTATTTCAACCGTAAGCAATCAAGGCAACCGACGGCTGATAGTACTCTGTATTTCTGTATGTAGCGTATCCTCAAAAACATCTAATTACATTTACTTATTTTCAACAAGTTAGGATCTGGACGCtaggtataattttttttcttttacagtaTTGAATCACAGAATTGGATCACATGAAGCCtataatatttattaatttcaaTAAATTTAgttgacttattttattttaaaaaataaatggatCTATTCACATGATTTTTCAATCCACCTTAAtaataattacttcctccgtttcagtttataagatgttttgactttagttaaagtcaaagtcaaactgcttgaccaaatttagagaaaaaaagtaatattttcgacctaagagaaatttattataaaaatatatttaagtattaatttaataaaactaatttggtaatgtaaaattactatatttatctataaatttagtcaaacttaaaacagtttaacttttatcaaagtcaaaatatcttataacttataacctaaaacggattGAGTATAAATAAAGATAAGTCATAAACAGATCTCGTCAAATCAGGATACTAACGAAAATTAGGATTAGGAGGATTCATGGTAAGAGTCATGAACGTATTTGGTACGATCATATTTATGTCCTAAGAAAAGAAATACATACGCACTACACAATAATAAGATACGAATCAGGATAGGGTTACAATaatacataaataaataataagcgAAGGTGAAGTGGAGAGAGGGGACGCGAagcaaaatattaattaaagcaaaagaagaagagaagggaagggaagcaATCCAGTCCATCCGCGTCCGCAGGCTGCTCATGAAGTCGTGATCGTCTCGATCGACTCTTTCTTGAGTAGATCTTGCTCCCTCTCTCCGGCTCCCTTCACGCGGACGCAGATTTAGGGTTTTCCGCACCTCTCCCTTCCAGGCTTCCACCATGGcttacgcggcggcggcggtgtcgactCAGGTAAGTGcccccccttctctcctctcctcaaaataaaccaaccctAGCTCGCTCCCTCACTCTcactcctctccttcctaggTCGATCGGCACCTACTTCCTAcgtctcataaaaaatcaatctagtatcagatgtgacatattctaatactacgaacaTAGACATACATATATTCATATTAGCAGTACTAAAATATATACGTTATATTCTGTTCTATATTCGTTTCGTTTTTTATAGGACAAAGAGACCGAGCAACTACTGCAACCTCCTGCAGCAGAGCCCTGATGTCGTCCACCAGTTCTACAACGACGCCAGCAGCATGGTCGGcgtcgacgacctcgccgaAACCAACACCACCGCCAGCACCATGATGGTTACTTACTTGGTTGatcatgatttttattttgcGATGTCATCTCATGcatatttaaaacattgatgTATTGCTGCTGTATATTGTACGATTTGGATGTATTGCTGCTGTTAGTCCAAAAATGGATGGCTGGGGTGGGGTCTACTTGACAGACTGATACTCCTACTAGTATGTGTTATGCGTGCAGCGCTGGCTTCTGTTGTGCTACTTAATTACGTGTTTAGTGCTTTACTTTGAGTTGGTTCAGAATTGCAGACCCTTCGATCTAGTTGCATTCTTAACAAAATGCATTGGTGAACAAGcgaaagaaaggggaaaaaagctTTTTAGTTtccgagggagggagagagagacagcgTGGTATGGAAAGGGAGAGGCGTGCGAGATGGCAGCAGGGTATAGGTGGTGTATTTGTGCCCAGAAACTCCTCATCTCTTGCGAGGAGGACATGTGGCTGGCTGCACGCCGCAACCAAATTCGGCGCGCTACGTACTCTACTGGCTCGGATTCACTCCCGTCCCGGCCCTCTACTCCACTCCACCCACCGGATTGCTAACTTGCTTCCTCCGTCCGCGGCCACcactttctcctctcctcctcagaGCAAGATCATTCAAGTATAATCCTGCCTCCTACTAGCTATAatggcagcagctgcagcatcaTCCGTGTCCCTCCCCGGGGCGAGGGCTCTCCCGACGTGGTCCAGCTCCGTGTCCGGCGACTCGCACTCGTTGGCGCTGAGCTCGTGGGCGGCGCGGCCTCGGTCGGCGCGGCCACTGCgggcgccggcgaggatggGCAACGTGAACGAGGGCAAGGGGATCTTCgcaccggtggtggtggtggtgcgcaaCATCGTTGGCCGCAAGCGCTTCAACCAGCTCAGGGGAAAGGCCATCGCGCTGCACTCGCAGGTACGCACGTCTACTCTACTCCGATCCTCATCAATTATAGTACactagttttaattaattagctatcATCATCTGCCATGCCATATATATAAGCAAATTTTGCAATCAAACATATCAATATGCTTGCTATCTATCTTGTGAGTGAGTGACTTGTGGCCATCGATGATACGGACGGTACTGCTTGTTGCAGGTGATCACCGAGTTCTGCAAGACCATCGGCGCCGACGCCAAGCAGAGGCAGGGCTTGATCCGCCTTGCCAAGAAGAACGGCGAGAAGCTCGGTTTCCTTGCCTGATCGACATGCCCTTCCTAATTCCTACTAGCTCATTTGATTGGTGTGGATTTCCTCTCTGAATGAATGAATTTcctgtagctagctagccagccgCGCCTTCCTCCCTGCGTATAAATGTGTCTTGTGCGTACGTATACCTCCTCTTCTGACCTTcaattccatccatccatgccaTGGCGGCATGAACGAATGAATTAGTAGTAAGTAATACGCGCATGCATGAACGAATGAATAATATACTATATAATGCGTGTATACAGACACTAGCGCTGGCTAGCATGTATGATGATCATGATGTATATGTATGAGACTGAGACTGTATGTAGCCAGTTAAGCGACATCATTGCCGTCAAGCTCCAATCGGATGGATCTGGATCTCCTAGTCAATCTTTATTTGCGATCGATATGATGGAGCAGTAGAATTAATTTCTGATCGAATACATATAATAGTGGTGTACACCATATACGTAccgacgtacgtacgtacgtgcttAGCTTAGTTAATTTCTGGCTCACTGCTATCTTAGTGTTGcttacactactacagaaacaaCCATAGAACCACCATAGGTGCTGATTGGAAAACCCTCATGGGCGCCGAATTTCCCAACCAGCACTCAGTAGGCACGATTTACCGTCATCGATCCTGCAACGAGCAACTGCTGTTTTTCTCTTCCTTGGCCTGTGCACTTGTTGCTTCTTCGATGGTGACTTgttgtgcagcagcagcagctccgtCCTCATTCTCCGAGTGAATGGCTAGTTGATCATCCTCAATGCTGACGAACTCATCGCTGGACTTGCCATCGCTACAAGTGCAAGCTCCGACCCAAGCATCCGGCTgcatctcatcatcatcatcagctgctAATTCGTCTTTCTGCACTGAGTCGGTGCTGTTCTCCTCATCAGCCTGAGACCCCATCATCAGCACTTGCATTGCGTGCCTTGCAGCATCGGCAGCCCACTcctcgtgctgctgctgctccaaaGATGATGATAATGGCACGACCTTCGCTTGTGCTTTCCTGAGCGAATCCAGTGCATTGTCCCTGAAATCGTCGGAGGAGAAGCCACCAAATTGTGCAACTTGTAGTAGAAAATGAACGTCTAGCTGGATCTGCGACAGATCGATTAGAGAATCTGGTCAGCAATTAACACCTGCCCGTATATGTACATGGATTAATCTAGTCCGATTATATATGGAGTAGTAAACTTAAACTAACCTGGAGAAGGAGCGTGTCCTGTATTGGGACAGCATGGGATGCTTGACGGATGATCCAAGAGTCATGTAGGTCCTCATCAGAGAGGTAGAAGAGTATGATAGCCTCCATCAACTCTTGCAACAGCTTCTTCATGGTGCCATCCTCACCGGTTAAGATGGCACCGTATAGACTATTCAGCTGCCTCACCCGTAGGAACAACACCTGAGAGCGAGCATGTAATTGTAATCTACTGTTAATTTGATCGTAATCGATCAGTAGGTAATTAAGCACAAGTGCAACGCACCTGAAAAGCAGAGGAAGGCATATTGGCGCCGTgcctgatgctgctgctgctgtgtgtTTTGTGGTGTAGGGTGGTTGACATGATGGTGTGGCGTATGAAGTGGTGGCAGAAGCATGTCCATACTTGGGCGGCGGCTTCTTTGATGGACACGATGAGGCCGTGGAGGTGGAGCTCCCCCTTATTATTAGTGGCATGATGAAAATCAGCTGGTTGTTGAGATGATGTAGTTGTGAAGATACGGCGCGCGATGAGCGGGAAGAGGGACAGCAGCGTGGTGCAGTTGATTAGGAGGGAGACCATCATCATGTCATCGGCAGCGGCGGTTGCTCCAAGTTGCATGAGCATGTAGTCTCGTAAGAGATCCGCGAGAAGGTGGAGCAGCGTGGATCCGAGAGCGAGATCCAGCTCCAGCAGCGGCGAGACGTCATCCACCACCTCCTGCATGAGGGTAACCAGCTTCCTCCCGCTCGTGGTGAGCAGGCACCAGCAGTTGTGTTTTGTCGTCGACGTTCTCAGCACCCCCGAGAGGAGGAAGCGCCCCAGcagcatggaggaggaggcgccctcgtcgtcgtcgtcgtcgtcgtcgttgtcgggAACGGGCAGCACTAGCAGGCGGAGGACCTGCCTGAGATGGGCGGCGTACATGGCCAGCGCCTCCTCCATGCACCGGGCGAGCAGCTCCCTCAGATATTCGGCCAACTCCTCATCAAGCAGGAGCAGCAGAGGGCCGTAGGAGAGGGCGCATCTTGCAGCTTCCAGTAGCAGAGACAGCTTGCCATCAGCTGCTGCCATGTGCACCAACTCTCGCAACGCCACGCCCAGACCGTCCATCTCCTCCCTCGCccaccgcctcgcctccgccgcctccgacgacaCCACGCTTCTCGACGCTTCAACGATGGTGGACAGCACCGTGCGCACCAGCtccttgatgatgatgatgttgttgttccgctgcttctgcttctgcctCAGCTCGTCCACGCCGCGGAGGACGCTTCGCCGGTAGTACCCCAAGAGCAGGTGGTTCGCTCGCCGCGCCTCGCCGAGCCTGCAGAGCCCCGCCACCGCCCGGAGGAGCTCCGGCCGCGGTGTCCGCGGGTGCTCCGCCACGGACgcgaggcggtcggcgaccatcgccttcctcgccgACAGCGACAGGGCTCGAACGCCACTCTCCTGTTCCTGCATCAACTGCTCCACGGCCTGCTCCATCCGATTCTCCCACAGGAGCTCATCCAGCACTGACGATGATGCGCCACCTCCACCATTATtcatctccgcctccgccaccatgTCTCCTCCGCCATTAGTCTCTAGCGCCATTGACATTGCGGACGAGTAGTACAGGCTGTTCCTCACATCTTGGATGACCCTCCTCTGCACCATGCCTTGCTGCTTCAGATCACTCATCACATCCAAATCACCGCCACCTTCTTCCGACATTCTGAAATTAATTATGCAAAGCTCATCTCTTTGCACACACATTCATTCGTacgtatatatagatatatagatgaCGAATAAACCCTTCGTATCATACGTACCTAACAAACGACAGGTAGCTTAGATACAAATTCCTTCGGAAGTCTTGCTCTGAGGCCTTGTTTATTTCCAGGAGATCGGAGCACAAGTGCTGTATACCCTGTAAACATTGATTACTGCAGCCGTTTcgtattataagttgttttgattttttttctaattaattttGATCAAACTTATAAAAAGTATAGTAATACTTTAAACACAAAATAAACGCactatcaaaaatatattaaatactCACTATTAGGGAATCCATTTTTAATGCCTGTTTTCAACCGCTTTAGTTTCGGTTGCAAACTAGGACCTTAAATCTGAAACTAAAGATAAATCTTtagtccgggactaaagatggtggccggttggtgttaccaatcaggattaaattttttcattgttttttgctGTTTGCATATTGCCTAAATCCACACATCAAATTGACATCACACATCAAATGAACCTACTCAACAACAATTCTATATCACAAATCAAATGAACAAAaccaacaacaaaatcatccacaactcATTGTTGTGCACAACTCCTGTTCTTACTTGCAAAAACATGACTAATTCACAGCTACACTTCTTCAAAGAGAAGATTAATTATGTGCATGAACACTACACGCATTCAGAAGAGAAGAACAAAGAAAGGAGAGCTCATGgtggccgcgctcgccgcggctcTGTTTGTCTGCACCGTAATCGGCTCGAGCCCAGCGCTAGCTCCTCCCTCTCGCCGAGGACAAGGACGCCAACGGCGACCCGGCCGTCTCCCGCTCGTCGGCGCCTGCTGCAGCCCACTGCTGACGCCGCCGACGGAGAGgggccgcctcccgccggccgccgcctgccgctcgccgcccgtcgccgcctgcTGACGCCGCCGACAGAGAGggaaaggggaggaagagaggaaggggagggcgctgccgccgctcgctgccgacgccggagaggggaaggggaggagagggaggagagggaagggggaggagtgAAGGAGCCGTGAAGTGTGGAGGAGAAGTGGAGGCGCGGCTGCGCATGTGTGAGGAGGAAAGGACGGgcggggaggacgaggcgggGAGGCATGCGGCTTGGCGTCTGTTccggatttttcttttttctggttGGTACccttccgtcctaaaataagtgtaattttacactattcacgttcaacatttgaccgttcgttttatttgaaaattttttatgattagtatttttattgctattagataataaaacaagaatagtactttatgtgtgactaaatattttcaaatttttcacaatttttttaaataagacggacggtcaaacgttgggcacggatatccacggctgtatttattttgggacggaggtagtataaataACTGGAACTAAATATTAATCTTTAGTTCCAGTTAATAATACCAACAGGGATTAAAGATAGTGGGAGCATGACACCGACCTGACGACTTTTTAACTGGgtctaaaaatgatctttagtcccagttagtaGTGTCATTGGGCTTTTGAACTGGGGCTAAACATCTTATTTGGTCCCGGACTTCCGGTTCTTATTCGAATTGGGACAAATGTGATTTTTACCATCCGAACAAATATCACTTCTCCGGTAGTGACTggttttaatgaaactaatttgatgttgtataaacattaattttttatataaacttattaaacttaaaatgttttactatggaaaaagtcaaaacgacttggTGGTTAGAACAGAGAGAGTAATTTAATTTAGTTGCTTGCGTCTCttccttccaaaaaaaatttcctccgtaaaaaaacaaactattaAATGTATAATGCAGATATTCATGGTAGAATATATTACATCTTATTTTAGGTTCTTTTTatacggagggagggagtatgaaaCGAGATATATTCTCATGGACGCGATGCGACGAGCTAGGAGAGCGCACTGAAATTTCGGGCAGGCCAGTAGAAATTCGTTCCTTCAGTTCAAACAGGCTTCACTTTTTAACACAAAACTCCAAGAGCTTAAACAGGGTTGTATAAATTTGGGAAGCTTGCAAATAAATTTGGACAAAACCAACCTGGTAATGAGCTAGTCTTAAAAGAAAATTCACGAGCCTGTGGCCCCCATTAGGCAAAGCAAGAAAATTGCTCTTCTACGGTTCTAGTTCTACCATGAAGATGAATGGTGTTCACACATTTGCCATGTACTACTCTAGTCATAGATAGATATGATGTTTAGGGCAAAATTTAGGAAATAATACTTTCCATGGAAAATCTTAACGCATACTTTTTTCCAAGCTAAgcatttaagaaaaaaaaattatgttcaaagtgctagTAATAGTTTGCCCAAATCGATCTTATCTAACTTCAAATGTTTGTGACACTGCTTCTTCATATAATATAGCGCCGGATCTTTTGATCCAAtaaaacaattgaaaattaTTGGTGATATGATATACAGTAATTCAGGTACATCCCTCCCGTAGGTgcgtactctctctgtcccaaaataaaaaaaataatacgaaatagagtaaattgcatcaatGGTATTTAAATTTGTAATCAGGTTTCACATAGGTCCACAAATTTACAAAGTGCGTATCGAAATCTCTAAATTTGATTTATTGCATCATCTCAATCTAAAACCTCGTTTGACCGTAGTCCTGCCCACGTGACATGCCACATGAAAGATAACATAAcacattttattatttattatctcctttttttctcccttctacctctttcatttctctctccttcggccttttcctcctctctcacctTTCAGCCACCACCTGCTCCCACTTCGTCGTTGCTACCACTGTCTCCTCTCCCTCACCGCTGCAGCCGCCGCTGGCAGCAGCTACTACTTCTCGGCCCCCCACCATtgtctccgccgccacctctctctTGCTACCGCATCGCCAACTGCTGCTTCTTCGGGAAAGTCAAGGGAGAGGTCATCCATAACCAtcggcgcctcctccgccctccCATGGTCACCGATAGCTGCATTGCCGCCGGATATAGGGCCACGCCGGGTATTTCGCGCATGCCTAGTTCGTACTTGCTCCGGCCAGATAGTAAAGAGAAGGGGCACATATCTagcaaagaggaggaggagaaggcacagATCTAGGGCACGCAACGACGATGAAGAGGCAGAGGCGGTGGCATCGACCTGGGGTGCGCATGGCGATGACGAAGAGGAGGTGCTCATGGTTGCCGTCATGTGGAGCTCGAGGCAGAAAGAAGGGAGAGGGCGGAGAACTCACGGTTGCCGTTGTCACCTTTGGCCTCGAGCCTCCGCTCCATCGTCGGGCCAACTCTGCCGCTGGTGCCTCTTTCTCCGGTGGCTGGCGCCATCTCTCtctgcctccctctctctctttgttgcttgcccgccgtcgccgctgctagTGCATCCAGCggtagaggaagaagagaaaagaaggggTAGGGATAAAAGGGAAAGGGGAAATTTTGCCATGTCATCTTCCAAGTGACATGCCACGTAGGCTAAGACTACGGTCAAACAAGAATTTGGACCGATATGATACAATAAATCAAGTTTAGGGGACTCGATCGATACACACTTTACTAGTTCGTAGATCTAGGTGAAAATTTCttataagtttaaggaccgctggtgcaATTTACTAAACGGAATATGACATATATAATACTAACATTCTTTCTATCCAAATTAGTAGTACATCTATAACATTTCGtatgttggtttattttagaacTGATGAAAAAAGAGTTTATTAAGAATCGTGTACTAGtgcgaaagggcctgtagcctagtggttagaagagcctcagtagcaccttaggtctccgtcgacagcgaggcaccTGTGGTGGCTTCGTGTTaatctccaggatttgccggcccagttttcgaagatgctcataagaATAGGGTGAATAAGATATACGTGCATATGTTCATATTGGTGAGTATGTTGTActatgtaattaaaaaaaaaaagaatcgtgTACTGGTAATGGGAGAGAGACCTTT
The Oryza glaberrima chromosome 8, OglaRS2, whole genome shotgun sequence DNA segment above includes these coding regions:
- the LOC127781818 gene encoding protein PROTON GRADIENT REGULATION 5, chloroplastic codes for the protein MAAAAASSVSLPGARALPTWSSSVSGDSHSLALSSWAARPRSARPLRAPARMGNVNEGKGIFAPVVVVVRNIVGRKRFNQLRGKAIALHSQVITEFCKTIGADAKQRQGLIRLAKKNGEKLGFLA
- the LOC127781809 gene encoding uncharacterized protein LOC127781809 → MSEEGGGDLDVMSDLKQQGMVQRRVIQDVRNSLYYSSAMSMALETNGGGDMVAEAEMNNGGGGASSSVLDELLWENRMEQAVEQLMQEQESGVRALSLSARKAMVADRLASVAEHPRTPRPELLRAVAGLCRLGEARRANHLLLGYYRRSVLRGVDELRQKQKQRNNNIIIIKELVRTVLSTIVEASRSVVSSEAAEARRWAREEMDGLGVALRELVHMAAADGKLSLLLEAARCALSYGPLLLLLDEELAEYLRELLARCMEEALAMYAAHLRQVLRLLVLPVPDNDDDDDDDEGASSSMLLGRFLLSGVLRTSTTKHNCWCLLTTSGRKLVTLMQEVVDDVSPLLELDLALGSTLLHLLADLLRDYMLMQLGATAAADDMMMVSLLINCTTLLSLFPLIARRIFTTTSSQQPADFHHATNNKGELHLHGLIVSIKEAAAQVWTCFCHHFIRHTIMSTTLHHKTHSSSSIRHGANMPSSAFQVLFLRVRQLNSLYGAILTGEDGTMKKLLQELMEAIILFYLSDEDLHDSWIIRQASHAVPIQDTLLLQIQLDVHFLLQVAQFGGFSSDDFRDNALDSLRKAQAKVVPLSSSLEQQQHEEWAADAARHAMQVLMMGSQADEENSTDSVQKDELAADDDDEMQPDAWVGACTCSDGKSSDEFVSIEDDQLAIHSENEDGAAAAAQQVTIEEATSAQAKEEKNSSCSLQDR